Part of the Cytophagia bacterium CHB2 genome, TTGGGCCGCGGCTCATTGACTTTTCGGGATTGGTTAATTCCTCACAAATTATCTCGCTGGGGGCGCATGAGCTTAAACAATCCAAGGCTGAGTCGCCCGTTTTAGTGATGGCAGATCTAAAGAATTAAGATTTTTATGAAAACAGTTCGCACGGACGCAAACACAAATTCTCCGCTTTATCTCGGCCTCAATCTGCAAGCCTCATTCATTCAAGCCGGTTTAGGCGACGGTTTTCAACTATTACTCGCCGATCTCGGCCAGCCTCTCGAACACGGAGACAACGCCCAGGATATTTTGCCAGTTTTGTGCAGCATTTGGAAAAGTGCGCAAATGGTTGCCGGTGATTTGGCAAGCCGGATTCATGCCGTCGGGCTTGCGGCGCCGGCGGCTGTGCATCCTGCGCAAGGGCATCTCACATTAACTACCGAAAACAATCCGATGTGGGAGGGCCTGGCCGTGGCGGAATGGCTGCAAAAAGAATTGGGTGCACCGGCTATCGTGGCGTCCGAAACAATTGCAACGGCTGTTGCGGAATTGAAAATCGGCGCAGTGCGGGGCGCGCACGACGCGCCCGCCGTAGGCCTGGCCGA contains:
- a CDS encoding ROK family protein, with amino-acid sequence MKTVRTDANTNSPLYLGLNLQASFIQAGLGDGFQLLLADLGQPLEHGDNAQDILPVLCSIWKSAQMVAGDLASRIHAVGLAAPAAVHPAQGHLTLTTENNPMWEGLAVAEWLQKELGAPAIVASETIATAVAELKIGAVRGAHDAPAVGLA